One Sus scrofa isolate TJ Tabasco breed Duroc chromosome 1, Sscrofa11.1, whole genome shotgun sequence DNA segment encodes these proteins:
- the FAM46A gene encoding protein FAM46A isoform X2, which translates to MAEGEGYFAMAEDELAGGPYIPLGGDFSGGDFGGGGGGFGGGHCLDYCESPTAHCNVLNWEQVQRLDGILSETIPIHGRGNFPTLELQPSLIVKVVRRRLTEKRIGVRDVRLNGSAASHVLHQDSGLGYKDLDLIFCADLRGEEEFQTVKDVVLDCLLDFLPEGVNKEKITPLTLKEAYVQKMVKVCNDSDRWSLISLSNNSGKNVELKFVDSLRRQFEFSVDSFQIKLDSLLLFYECSENPMTETFHPTIIGESVYGDFHEAFDHLCNKIIATRNPEEIRGGGLLKYCNLLVRGFRPASDEIKTLQRYMCSRFFIDFSDIGEQQRKLESYLQNHFVGLEDRKYDYLMTLHGVVNESTVCLMGHERRQTLNLITMLAIRVLADQNVIPNVANVTCYYQPAPYVADANFSNYYIAQVQPVFTCQQQTYSTWLPCN; encoded by the exons ATGGCGGAAGGCGAAGGGTACTTCGCCATGGCCGAGGACGAGCTGGCTGGCGGTCCCTACATCCCCCTTGGCGGCGACTTCAGCGGCGGCGACttcggcggcggtggcggcggcttCGGCGGCGGGCACTGCTTGGACTATTGCGAAAGCCCCACGGCGCACTGCAACGTGCTGAACTGGGAGCAAGTGCAGCGGCTGGACGGCATCCTGAGCGAGACCATCCCGATCCACGGGCGCGGCAACTTCCCCACGCTCGAGTTGCAGCCCAGCCTGATCGTGAAGGTGGTGCGGCGGCGTCTGACCGAGAAGCGCATTGGCGTCCGCGACGTGCGCCTCAACGGCTCGGCCGCCAGCCACGTCCTGCACCAGGACAGCGGCTTGGGCTACAAGGACCTGGACCTAATCTTCTGCGCCGACCTGCGTGGGGAAGAGGAGTTTCAGACTGTGAAGGACGTCGTGCTGGACTGCCTGTTGGACTTCTTACCCGAAGGGGTGAACAAGGAGAAGATCACACCACTCACGCTCAAG GAAGCTTATGTGCAGAAAATGGTTAAAGTGTGCAATGACTCTGACCGATGGAGTCTTATATCTCTGTCAAACAACAGTGGCAAAAATGTGGAACTGAAATTTGTGGATTCCCTCCGGAGGCAGTTTGAATTTAGTGTAGATTCCTTTCAAATCAAATTAGACTCTCTTCTCCTCTTTTATGAATGTTCAGAGAACCCGATGACTGAAACCTTTCACCCCACGATCATCGGGGAGAGCGTCTACGGGGATTTCCACGAAGCCTTCGATCACCTTTGTAATAAGATCATTGCCACCAGGAACCCAGAGGAAATCAGAGGGGGAGGCCTGCTTAAGTACTGCAACCTCTTAGTCCGGGGCTTTAGGCCCGCCTCTGATGAGATCAAGACGCTTCAGAGGTATATGTGTTCTAGGTTTTTCATCGACTTCTCAGATATCGGAGAGCAGCAGAGAAAACTGGAGTCCTATTTGCAGAACCACTTCGTGGGCCTGGAAGACCGCAAGTATGACTATCTCATGACCCTTCATGGAGTGGTGAATGAGAGTACAGTGTGCCTGATGGGACATGAAAGAAGACAGACTTTAAACCTGATCACAATGCTGGCCATCCGGGTGCTAGCTGACCAAAATGTCATCCCTAACGTGGCTAATGTCACTTGCTATTATCAGCCAGCCCCCTATGTAGCAGATGCCAACTTTAGCAATTACTACATTGCACAGGTCCAGCCAGTATTTACATGCCAGCAACAGACATACTCCACTTGGCTACCCTGCAAttaa
- the FAM46A gene encoding protein FAM46A isoform X1, with translation MHQRYFWTDQGQVAFGGHFMAEGEGYFAMAEDELAGGPYIPLGGDFSGGDFGGGGGGFGGGHCLDYCESPTAHCNVLNWEQVQRLDGILSETIPIHGRGNFPTLELQPSLIVKVVRRRLTEKRIGVRDVRLNGSAASHVLHQDSGLGYKDLDLIFCADLRGEEEFQTVKDVVLDCLLDFLPEGVNKEKITPLTLKEAYVQKMVKVCNDSDRWSLISLSNNSGKNVELKFVDSLRRQFEFSVDSFQIKLDSLLLFYECSENPMTETFHPTIIGESVYGDFHEAFDHLCNKIIATRNPEEIRGGGLLKYCNLLVRGFRPASDEIKTLQRYMCSRFFIDFSDIGEQQRKLESYLQNHFVGLEDRKYDYLMTLHGVVNESTVCLMGHERRQTLNLITMLAIRVLADQNVIPNVANVTCYYQPAPYVADANFSNYYIAQVQPVFTCQQQTYSTWLPCN, from the exons ATGCATCAGAGATACTTTTG GACTGACCAGGGCCAAGTGGCATTCGGCGGGCATTTCATGGCGGAAGGCGAAGGGTACTTCGCCATGGCCGAGGACGAGCTGGCTGGCGGTCCCTACATCCCCCTTGGCGGCGACTTCAGCGGCGGCGACttcggcggcggtggcggcggcttCGGCGGCGGGCACTGCTTGGACTATTGCGAAAGCCCCACGGCGCACTGCAACGTGCTGAACTGGGAGCAAGTGCAGCGGCTGGACGGCATCCTGAGCGAGACCATCCCGATCCACGGGCGCGGCAACTTCCCCACGCTCGAGTTGCAGCCCAGCCTGATCGTGAAGGTGGTGCGGCGGCGTCTGACCGAGAAGCGCATTGGCGTCCGCGACGTGCGCCTCAACGGCTCGGCCGCCAGCCACGTCCTGCACCAGGACAGCGGCTTGGGCTACAAGGACCTGGACCTAATCTTCTGCGCCGACCTGCGTGGGGAAGAGGAGTTTCAGACTGTGAAGGACGTCGTGCTGGACTGCCTGTTGGACTTCTTACCCGAAGGGGTGAACAAGGAGAAGATCACACCACTCACGCTCAAG GAAGCTTATGTGCAGAAAATGGTTAAAGTGTGCAATGACTCTGACCGATGGAGTCTTATATCTCTGTCAAACAACAGTGGCAAAAATGTGGAACTGAAATTTGTGGATTCCCTCCGGAGGCAGTTTGAATTTAGTGTAGATTCCTTTCAAATCAAATTAGACTCTCTTCTCCTCTTTTATGAATGTTCAGAGAACCCGATGACTGAAACCTTTCACCCCACGATCATCGGGGAGAGCGTCTACGGGGATTTCCACGAAGCCTTCGATCACCTTTGTAATAAGATCATTGCCACCAGGAACCCAGAGGAAATCAGAGGGGGAGGCCTGCTTAAGTACTGCAACCTCTTAGTCCGGGGCTTTAGGCCCGCCTCTGATGAGATCAAGACGCTTCAGAGGTATATGTGTTCTAGGTTTTTCATCGACTTCTCAGATATCGGAGAGCAGCAGAGAAAACTGGAGTCCTATTTGCAGAACCACTTCGTGGGCCTGGAAGACCGCAAGTATGACTATCTCATGACCCTTCATGGAGTGGTGAATGAGAGTACAGTGTGCCTGATGGGACATGAAAGAAGACAGACTTTAAACCTGATCACAATGCTGGCCATCCGGGTGCTAGCTGACCAAAATGTCATCCCTAACGTGGCTAATGTCACTTGCTATTATCAGCCAGCCCCCTATGTAGCAGATGCCAACTTTAGCAATTACTACATTGCACAGGTCCAGCCAGTATTTACATGCCAGCAACAGACATACTCCACTTGGCTACCCTGCAAttaa